One window of Cellulomonas shaoxiangyii genomic DNA carries:
- a CDS encoding multicopper oxidase family protein, translated as MSRAAGARRVAAALAAAVVLSGTLAACGSVSVSSVDEPADFDTPMPVPPLAPSAVAPDGTRVFSLTAQEGTTQFLDGVDTPTWGFDGDLLGPTLRASRGEQVAVQVRNELPEPTSVHWHGMHLPAAMDGGPHQEVEPGATWRPTWRVDQPAATLWYHPHPHGRTEEHVYKGLAGFFLLDDPDAPDVGLPQEYGVDDVPVVVQDRDVAADGTLTTERAEVGILGSVVTANGVRGAHVPVTTEHVRLRLLNGSTARTYAFGFADDRTFTQVASDGGLLEAPVPTTRVQLSPGERAEVVVAMAPGERVRLRSFRPDLGRIAAGFAAGANDEFDVLELRAAATLEPSPEVAGALTALEPLRAEDATVTRTFTVSGREINGRRMAMDRIDATVERGATEVWEVRNLDLVPHNLHVHDVQFRVADIDGEAPPPPLAGAKDTVYLEPQRTYRLVMRFDDYADPDTPYMVHCHLLLHEDEGLMAQFVVVEPGDEAARVPGSGAGHHHG; from the coding sequence GTGAGCCGCGCCGCCGGCGCCCGCCGGGTCGCGGCTGCGCTCGCCGCGGCGGTCGTCCTGTCCGGGACGCTCGCCGCCTGCGGGTCGGTGTCGGTGTCGTCGGTCGACGAGCCGGCCGACTTCGACACGCCCATGCCCGTGCCGCCGCTGGCGCCGTCCGCGGTCGCGCCCGACGGCACGCGCGTCTTCTCGCTCACGGCGCAGGAGGGCACCACGCAGTTCCTCGACGGTGTCGACACCCCGACGTGGGGCTTCGACGGCGACCTGCTCGGCCCGACGCTGCGCGCGTCGCGCGGCGAGCAGGTGGCGGTGCAGGTGCGCAACGAGCTGCCCGAGCCCACGAGCGTGCACTGGCACGGCATGCACCTGCCGGCCGCCATGGACGGCGGGCCGCACCAGGAGGTCGAGCCCGGCGCGACGTGGCGGCCCACGTGGCGCGTCGACCAGCCGGCCGCGACGCTCTGGTACCACCCGCACCCCCACGGGCGCACCGAGGAGCACGTCTACAAGGGCCTCGCGGGGTTCTTCCTGCTGGACGACCCGGACGCGCCCGACGTGGGGCTGCCGCAGGAGTACGGCGTCGACGACGTCCCCGTCGTCGTGCAGGACCGCGACGTCGCAGCGGACGGCACGCTCACCACCGAGCGCGCGGAGGTCGGCATCCTCGGCTCGGTCGTCACGGCCAACGGCGTGCGCGGCGCGCACGTGCCGGTGACGACGGAGCACGTCCGCCTGCGGCTGCTCAACGGCTCGACCGCGCGCACGTACGCCTTCGGGTTCGCCGACGACCGCACGTTCACCCAGGTCGCGTCCGACGGCGGCCTGCTGGAGGCGCCCGTGCCCACCACCCGGGTGCAGCTGTCGCCCGGGGAGCGCGCGGAGGTCGTCGTCGCGATGGCACCCGGCGAGCGCGTGCGGCTGCGCTCGTTCCGGCCGGACCTGGGGCGCATCGCCGCCGGGTTCGCCGCGGGCGCGAACGACGAGTTCGACGTCCTGGAGCTGCGCGCGGCCGCCACCCTGGAGCCGTCGCCGGAGGTGGCGGGGGCGCTGACGGCGCTCGAGCCGCTGCGCGCCGAGGACGCGACCGTGACGCGCACGTTCACGGTCAGCGGGCGGGAGATCAACGGCCGGCGCATGGCGATGGACCGCATCGACGCCACCGTGGAGCGCGGCGCGACCGAGGTGTGGGAGGTCCGCAACCTCGACCTCGTGCCGCACAACCTGCACGTGCACGACGTGCAGTTCCGCGTCGCGGACATCGACGGCGAGGCGCCGCCCCCGCCGCTGGCCGGCGCCAAGGACACCGTCTACCTCGAGCCGCAGCGCACGTACCGGCTGGTCATGCGGTTCGACGACTACGCCGACCCCGACACGCCGTACATGGTGCACTGCCACCTGCTCCTGCACGAGGACGAGGGCCT